One genomic window of Camelina sativa cultivar DH55 chromosome 5, Cs, whole genome shotgun sequence includes the following:
- the LOC104787339 gene encoding rRNA-processing protein fcf2, producing MAETSKPLIGLKWEPKLPGLSLDLKTAGSTSSKRAESTSLWTSNSELVDGLCLPPTDPKKINKMIRKQLKDTTGSDWFDMPAPTMTPELKRDLQLLKLRTVMDPAQHYKKAVTRSKIAEKYFQIGTVIEPSAEYHNRLTKKNRKATLADELLSDPKASQYRKRKVKEIEEKSRAVTNKKWKKKGNQSKNTKQRRN from the exons ATGGCAGAGACTAGTAAACCATTGATCGGTCTTAAATGGGAACCAAAGCTTCCAGGCTTATCCTTAGACTTGAAAACTGCTGGTTCCACTTCAAGCAAAAGAGCTGAAAGCACTTCTCTCTGGACGTCTAACTCAGAGCTTGTTGATGGTCTTTGTCTTCCACCTACTGATCCAAAAAAGATTAACAAGATGATTAGAAAACAACTCAAAGACACTACTGGTTCAGACTG GTTTGATATGCCTGCTCCGACAATGACTCCTGAGTTGAAAAGAGATCTTCAGTTGCTTAAG TTGAGAACTGTAATGGATCCTGCTCAACACTACAAGAAGGCTGTTACGCGGTCAAAAATAGCTGAGAAATATTTCCAG aTTGGCACAGTAATTGAACCATCTGCAGAGTACCATAATAGATTGACAAAGAAGAATAGAAAAGCAACTCTTGCTGATGAGTTGCTGTCAGATCCCAAAGCTTCTCAGTACAG GAAGCGTAAAGTTAAGGAGATTGAGGAGAAGAGTAGAGCTGTTACGAAtaagaaatggaagaaaaagGGAAACCAATCCAAGAACACAAAGCAAAGAAGGAACTGA
- the LOC104787340 gene encoding craniofacial development protein 1-like: MGSHEQSAEQSGTSSVVSKKVSEIWQRMNEGVPNKRFNFVASTALPATKPANNNWKSYLGVDGKKKKDHCVSNVAKEDSVLNHTCSEEAKSIAAAALAAVRNATATAAAASSRGKIEITEVKDFAGQEIEVKRLVEADSKEALDRGNKGSSASSSAAPSAVDAVLEQIKKKQKLSVLDKTKKDWGEYKEENKGVEDELDKYKKSSDKYLDKVSFLERADYRQFEKERDARLALQSKRRHDDV, translated from the exons ATGGGGTCGCATGAGCAATCTGCGGAGCAAAGTGGTACGAGCAGTGTTGTATCTAAGAAAGTTTCTGAGATTTGGCAGCGGATGAACGAAGGAGTTCCGAATAAGCGGTTCAATTTTGTCGCCTCAACCGCTTTGCCCGCTACAAAACCAGCTAATAAC AATTGGAAAAGTTATCTTGGCGtggatgggaagaagaagaaggatcattGCGTTTCGAATGTAGCAAAGGAAGATAGTGTTTTGAATCATACTTGTAGTGAGGAGGCTAAGAGTATTGCTGCAGCTGCTTTAGCTGCTGTGAGAAACGCTACTGCGACCGCTGCAGCTGCTTCCAGCCGTGGAAAGATTGAG ATTACCGAGGTCAAAGACTTTGCGGGTCAAGAAATCGAAGTAAAGCGGTTAGTGGAAGCAGATTCAAAAGAAGCACTGGACCGAGGAAACAAAGGCTCCTCCGCGTCCTCCTCGGCGGCGCCGTCAGCGGTTGATGCGGTTCTTGAGcagataaaaaagaaacaaaagctgaGTGTTTTGGACAAGACGAAGAAAGACTGGGGAGAGTATAAGGAGGAAAACAAAGGTGTCGAAGACGAGCTAGATAAGTACAAGAAAAGCTCAGACAAGTATCTCGACAAAGTCAGTTTCTTGGAGAGAGCTGATTACAGAcagtttgagaaagagagagacgctCGTTTAGCTCTTCAGTCCAAGAGAAGACACGATGATGTCTGA
- the LOC104787344 gene encoding UPF0603 protein At1g54780, chloroplastic yields METLLSPRALSPPLNSKPSSTLQTKPTSHSVSLSSKPTTFPGPKHLSFTRFTKQESRNWLTDAKQGLAALALSLTLSFSPVGAALASEFNILNDGPPKETYVVDDAGVLSRVTRSDLKKLLSDLEYRKKLRLNFITVRKLTSKADAFEYADQVLEKWYPSIEQGNNKGIVVLITSQKEGAITGGPAFIEAVGENILDATVSENLPVLATDEKYNEAVYSSAKRLVAAIDGLPDPGGPAVKDNKRESNFKTKEETEEKRGQFSLVVGGLLVIAFVVPMAQYFAYVSKK; encoded by the exons ATGGAGACCCTTCTCTCCCCTCGTGCACTTTCTCCTCCTCTCAACTCCAAACCCTCGTCCACTCTCCAGACAAAACCCACTTCACATTCCGTGTCTCTCTCATCAAAACCCACCACATTCCCCGGTCCTAAACACCTCTCCTTCACCCGGTTCACTAAACAGGAATCGAGAAATTGGTTAACAGATGCAAAGCAAGGACTAGCTGCTTTAGCTTTATCTCTAACACTCAGTTTCTCACCTGTTGGCGCTGCTTTAGCCTCTGAGTTCAATATCCTCAACGACGGTCCTCCAAAAGAAACTTACGTAGTGGACGACGCTGGTGTTCTAAGTCGAGTGACGAGGTCAGATCTTAAGAAGCTTTTGTCTGATCTTGAATACAGAAAGAAACTGAGACTCAATTTCATCACTGTCCGAAAGCTCact AGTAAAGCAGATGCGTTTGAGTATGCAGACCAGGTTTTGGAGAAATGGTATCCTTCGATTGAACAAGGTAACAACAAGGGTATTGTTGTTTTGATCACAAGTCAGAAGGAAGGAGCTATTACTGGTGGTCCTGCTTTTATTGAAGCTGTTGGTGAAAACATTCTTGATGCTACCGTCTCTGAAAATCTTCCCG TACTAGCAACGGACGAAAAATACAACGAGGCGGTATACAGCAGCGCAAAAAGGTTGGTTGCAGCAATAGATGGTCTCCCGGATCCTGGGGGTCCAGCAGTGAAGGATAACAAGAGAGAATCAAATTTCAAGACGAAAGAAGAAACcgaagagaagagaggacaGTTCAGTCTTGTCGTTGGAGGATTACTTGTAATTGCCTTTGTAGTTCCCATGGCACAGTACTTTGCTTATGTCTCCAAGAAGTAA